The Candidatus Methylomirabilis sp. genome includes the window TCACGTGGCGCTTGACCAGGTTGAGCTTCTCCACCAGGATGCGCTGGGTCTTCGGGATGACCCGGATCACCTTCCCGCGCTTCCCCTTGTCCTTCCCGGCGATGACCTGGACCAGGTCGTTCTTCCGGACCGCCAGGACCTCGAACTTGGCCATGGGCCTCCCGCGCCTCCTAGATCACTTCGGGGGCCAGCGACACGATCTTCATGAACTTGTGCTCCCGGAGTTCGCGGGCGACCGGGCCGAAGATCCGAGTTCCCACCGGGTCGTTGTGCTCGTTGATCAGGACGGCGGCGTTCCGGTCGAACTTGATGTAGGACCCGTCGAGGCGCCGGTGCTCCTTCACCGTCCGGACCACGACCGCCTTCACCACGTTCCCCTTCTTCACGGTCCCCTCGGGGACCGCCTCCTTCACGTTGGCCACGATCACGTCCCCCAGGCGCGCGTACCGCTTGGCCGACCCCCCCAGGACCTTGATGAGGGAGATGCGCTTCGCCCCGGAGTTGTCCGCCACATCCAGAATGGTACGCAGGCCGATCATCGCCAGGATCCCTTCCGCGTGCCGGGCGGCCGCCTCGGCCGGTCCAGCCCCCCCGGACTCCAGCAGGCCCGGCAGAGAGGGAGGAACGGCGCGCGCGCGTCTCTCTGGTGCTCAGGCTCCCCTCTCCTCCACTAGACGGCCTTCTGGACGATCTCCACGACGCGCCACCGTTTGTCGCGGCTGAGAGGCCGGGTCTCCGCGAGGAGGACCCGATCCCCCACCTTGCACGCTCGCTCTTCGTCGTGGGCCTTGACCTTCGTCCGGCGCCGGACCAGCTTGTTGTAGTCGGGGTGCCGAAAGACCCGCTCCACGGCCACGACCACCGTCTTCTGCATCCGGTCGCTCACCACCGTCCCCACCACCGTCTTGCGGCGCCCGCGTGGTGCCTCGTCCATGGCTAGGCCTTCCCCTTCCCCGTCGGCGCGGCCCCGCGGGCGCGCTCCCGCAGCACGGTGGCGATCCGGGCCAGGTCGCGGCGCAGCACCCGGATCCGCATCGGATTCTCGAGCTGGCTCACCGACGCCCGGAGCCGGAGGCGGAACAGCTCCTCCCGGAAGGCCCGGACCTTCTCCGCCAACTCCGCCTCCGTCAGTTCCCGCAGCTCCTGCGCGGTCATGCCATTACTCCGCGTGGCGCCGCCGGGCCACGAAGCGGGTGGCGATGGGGAGCTTGTGCGCCGCGAGCCGCATGGCCGCGCGGGCCTCCTCCTCCGTCACCCCCTCCATCTCATAGAGGATCCGGCCGGGCTTCACCACGGCCACCCACCCCGCCGGGGCCCCCTTCCCCTTCCCCATCCGGGTCTCGGCCGGCTTGGCCGTGACGGGCTTGTCCGGGAAGATCCGGATCCAGACCCGGCCGCCCCGCTTCACGTAGCGCGTGATGGCCCG containing:
- the rpmC gene encoding 50S ribosomal protein L29; this encodes MTAQELRELTEAELAEKVRAFREELFRLRLRASVSQLENPMRIRVLRRDLARIATVLRERARGAAPTGKGKA
- the rpsQ gene encoding 30S ribosomal protein S17, which translates into the protein MDEAPRGRRKTVVGTVVSDRMQKTVVVAVERVFRHPDYNKLVRRRTKVKAHDEERACKVGDRVLLAETRPLSRDKRWRVVEIVQKAV
- the rplN gene encoding 50S ribosomal protein L14, which gives rise to MIGLRTILDVADNSGAKRISLIKVLGGSAKRYARLGDVIVANVKEAVPEGTVKKGNVVKAVVVRTVKEHRRLDGSYIKFDRNAAVLINEHNDPVGTRIFGPVARELREHKFMKIVSLAPEVI
- the rplP gene encoding 50S ribosomal protein L16, which codes for MLQPKRVKFRKQQRGRRSGIATRGATLTFGEYGLKALEAAWVTNRQIEAARRAITRYVKRGGRVWIRIFPDKPVTAKPAETRMGKGKGAPAGWVAVVKPGRILYEMEGVTEEEARAAMRLAAHKLPIATRFVARRRHAE